A stretch of Malus sylvestris chromosome 11, drMalSylv7.2, whole genome shotgun sequence DNA encodes these proteins:
- the LOC126590817 gene encoding splicing factor U2af small subunit B-like: MAEHLASIFGTEKDRVNCPFYFKIGACRHGDRCSRLHTKPSVSPTLLLSNMYQRPDMITPGVDAQGQPIDPRQMQRHFEEFYEDLFQELSKYGDIESLNVCDNLADHMVGNVYVQFREEDHAANALRNLSGRFYAGRPIIVDYSPVTDFHEATCRQYEENTCNRGGYCNFMHLKRIGRELRRELFGSYRRRHSRSRSRSRSPYRHRSYEERSHGSRAHSRRYDDDDRYPESWSRRNKTLSPGRKRGRSRSRSPGRRRNHSPVREGSEERRAKIEQWNWEKEQNENASRVNTDRSNNDGHPHMENQYNGHE; encoded by the exons ATGGCGGAGCACTTGGCTTCGATATTCGGGACGGAGAAGGACCGAGTGAACTGCCCTTTCTACTTCAAAATTGGGGCTTGCAGGCACGGCGACCGCTGCTCCAGACTCCACACCAAGCCCAGCGTCAGCCCCACGCTCCTGCTCTCCAACATGTACCAGCGGCCCGATATGATCACCCCCGGCGTCGACGCCCAGGGCCAGCCCATCGACCCCCGCCAGATGCAAAGGCACTTCGAG GAGTTTTATGAGGATCTATTTCAGGAGTTGAGTAAGTACGGCGACATTGAAAGTCTGAATGTCTGTGACAACCTAGCCGACCATATG GTGGGCAATGTGTACGTTCAGTTTAGGGAGGAAGATCACGCTGCAAATGCACTTCGGAACCTGAGTGGAAGATTTTATGCTG GTCGTCCTATCATTGTTGACTATTCACCAGTGACAGACTTCCATGAAGCCACCTGCAGGCAATATGAGGAGAATACATGCAACCGTGGTGGATACTGCAATTTTATGCACCTGAAAAGGATTGGCAG GGAATTGAGGCGTGAATTATTTGGAAGCTATCGGAGAAGGCACAGCCGCAGTCGAAGTAGGAGTCGCAGCCCTTACAGGCATCGTAGTTACGAAGAGCGCTCTCATGGGAGCCGTGCTCATAGCAGAAggtatgatgatgatgatcgtTATCCTGAAAGCTGGAGCCGGAGGAACAAGACTCTAAGCCCTGGTCGAAAGAGAGGACGCAGTAGAAGTAGAAGccctggaagaagaagaaaccacaGTCCAGTTAGAGAAGGAAGTGAGGAGAGACGGGCCAAAATTGAGCAGTGGAATTGGGAAAAAGAACAGAATGAAAATGCTAGTAGGGTCAACACTGACAGAAGCAACAATGATGGGCATCCACATATGGAAAATCAGTACAATGGCCATGAGTAA
- the LOC126590758 gene encoding histone deacetylase HDT1-like, producing MEFWGVEVKAGEPLKVVPEESSVIHLSQATLGELKKGGDQCVIHVKVGNQKLVLANLSSDKIPQIPFDLVFDKEFELSHNLKSGSVHFCGYQTCLADESDEEDQSDSEEDLPLNFTDNGKVVAAKPAPPKTNAVKPEPSGKQKVNIVEPIKDEDDSDDSDDIGDSDDDDDDRSSDEDMLGADSSDEDDDDSEEEEETPTPKKNSKKRPNESTPKTPVSAKKAKQVTPQKTDGKKGAHTATPHPAKKGGKTPATSDKSKPQTPKSAGGDHSCKPCNKSFNSDGALSSHKKAKHSAK from the exons GTGTTGAAGTGAAGGCTGGAGAGCCTCTAAAAGTAGTGCCAGAGGAAAGCTCTGTTATACACTTGTCACAG GCAACTCTGGGCGAGTTGAAAAAGGGAGGTGATCAGTGTGTTATCCATGTCAAGGTTGGGAACCAGAAGCTTGTTTTGGCAAATCTCTCATCTGATAAAATTCCTCAGATTCCCTTTGACTTGGTCTTTGACAAAGAGTTCGAGCTCTCGCACAACTTGAAAAGTGGGAGTGTCCACTTCTGTGGTTATCAAACTTGCCTCGCAGA TGAATCGGATGAGGAGGACCAATCTG ATTCAGAAGAGGATCTCCCACTGAATTTTACCGACAATG GTAAAGTTGTTGCAGCAAAGCCAGCTCCACCGAAGACTAATGCTGTCAAACCAGAACCTTCTGGAAAGCAGAAGGTTAATATTGTAGAGCCAATTAAGGATGAGGATGATTCTGATGACTCAGATGATATTGGTGATTctgatgacgatgatgatgataGAAGTTCTGATGAG GACATGCTTGGAGCTGATAGCAGTGATGAAGATGACGATGACagtgaggaagaagaggagaccCCAACTCCAAAGAAG AACTCCAAGAAAAGGCCCAATGAATCTACTCCAAAAACTCCTGTCTCTGCTAAGAAGGCAAAGCAAGTTACTCCACAGAAGACTG ATGGAAAGAAGGGTGCCCACACTGCTACACCACACCCTGCAAAGAAGGGAGGAAAGACTCCTGCTACCTCTGACAAGTCCAAGCCACAAACACCCAAGTCTGCTGGCGGCGATCACTCTTGCAAGCCATGCAACAA GTCATTTAACTCGGATGGTGCTCTTTCGTCTCACAAGAAGGCCAAGCACAGCGCTAAGTAG